In Sphaeramia orbicularis chromosome 1, fSphaOr1.1, whole genome shotgun sequence, a genomic segment contains:
- the LOC115418394 gene encoding homeobox protein Nkx-2.3-like produces the protein MLLGGLHFLDAAEQDLDDMMLQSPLTSTPFSVKDILKLEQQQQQQQQQQQSGSLEHQHRVHVQQHLAGSPQQQQQQQQHFQTPPSCMLAGARDSPSFSDGEDNLAYLSALAVRGEEDRGETSLSPDMYVHPGMQGAKLEAAELDDQESKSCGLVSREDALEGGHGDSERPVQKQRSRRRPRVLFSQAQVFELERRFKQQRYLSAPEREHLATTLKLTSNQVKIWFQNRRYKCKRQRQDKSLEAAGQHHPPPPRRVAVPVLVRDGKPCLGGAQSYGAPAAYGSNPYTYNGYPAYTYNSPAYNTNYSCTYTSIPALPPSSNPNAFMNMNLGNVSGLGGSPQAQTHQGTAVSSCQGSLQGIRAW, from the exons ATGTTACTCGGCGGGCTTCATTTCCTCGATGCTGCAGAGCAGGACCTGGATGACATGATGCTGCAGAGCCCACTCACCTCCACGCCGTTTTCTGTCAAGGATATCCTCAagctggagcagcagcagcagcagcagcagcagcagcagcagtccggGTCTCTGGAGCACCAGCACCGGGTCCACGTTCAGCAGCACCTGGCCGGGTccccccagcagcagcagcagcagcagcagcatttccAAACCCCGCCGTCCTGCATGCTTGCGGGGGCGCGGGACAGCCCTTCGTTCTCGGACGGAGAGGACAACCTGGCGTACCTCAGTGCGCTGGCGGTGCGGGGGGAGGAGGACCGTGGCGAGACCAGCCTGTCCCCGGACATGTACGTCCACCCCGGGATGCAGGGAGCCAAGCTGGAGGCGGCCGAGCTGGACGATCAGGAGAGCA AGAGCTGCGGGCTGGTGTCCAGGGAAGACGCATTGGAGGGCGGGCACGGCGACTCGGAGAGGCCGGTGCAGAAGCAGAGGAGCCGGCGGAGACCCAGAGTACTGTTCTCGCAGGCCCAGGTCTTCGAGTTGGAGCGGCGTTTCAAGCAGCAGCGCTACCTGTCCGCCCCGGAGAGGGAGCACCTGGCCACCACGCTCAAACTCACCTCGAACCAGGTGAAGATCTGGTTCCAGAACCGTCGATATAAGTGCAAACGGCAGCGGCAGGACAAGTCTCTGGAGGCGGCGGGGCAGCACCACCCTCCACCGCCCCGACGCGTTGCCGTGCCGGTGCTGGTCCGGGACGGGAAGCCGTGCCTGGGCGGTGCGCAAAGCTACGGCGCACCGGCTGCGTACGGATCCAACCCGTACACCTATAACGGATACCCGGCCTACACATACAACAGCCCCGCGTACAACACCAACTACAGCTGCACATACACCAGCATCCCAGCACTCCCTCCGTCCAGCAACCCCAACGCTTTCATGAACATGAACTTGGGAAATGTCAGCGGCCTTGGCGGCTCCCCACAGGCCCAAACACATCAAGGGACAGCGGTCAGCTCCTGCCAGGGGTCCCTGCAGGGGATCCGGGCCTGGTAG